The genomic DNA TGATAAGCACAAACAGTGGAGACAGCTCCTTCTGGTACTTGTTCATGCCAATAAACTGCAGTAACTCCTTGCATAAAGGCTTCTAACTGTTACCAATATGCTGCAAACTCTTTCATTAAGAGGAGGGGGAGTGACAACAGGGATTCAGTTCAGCCTCTGACGCCCAGTGCAATTAGCTCCCACCTATTAGAAACAATGATTATAGTTAGTCTAATGATGATGCCTCTTGAGGTGTGCTGACTCTGTAACTCCTAAGTAATGATCCTGACACCGGAGCCGTCAGCaatcttgtgcctcagtttccccatgtccCATGAGAACAGCTGCTTTCCTACTTCACACACGTTGTTATGAGAGTTCATGTTTGTAAATGTTTGAAGGTGTGGTGGTTGTTATCCCggttttactgatggggaaactgaggcagaatttGAGGCTCAGTGCTACAGAGTGAGTTGGTACCAAAGCTGAGATTAGAACTCAGGTTCCCCTTCTTGGACTGacttcctcccccacaccccattccctttTCAGAATCCCCACTGTACATCAGGTGCAGTAAGGAGCCATTCCAAGCAATGTTGAGAATCAAAATGGCTGTTCCTAGAACTGGAGAATTCCTGTGCAGAAATTGCAGTATATCTGGCTGGATTGGAGCACAGCTGTCCAGACGGGAAAGGCAGCTTTATTGAGCCCTTTTTGTTCTACATTTATTCCATATACACCCTCACACTGTTAGAACATCTGTTTGATATATATTTCTCCAAAAAACTTCAGGGCAGTCCAGATTACCTTGTAACTCTCAAATCCACACCCAATGAGTTGTAGGAGCAGGAAACTGCAGTTGCCAACAAGTCATTTCAGACCTAGAGGAGTCCTCAGACGTCTTTTTGATTGAGTGCCAGGTTTGTCATGGTGATCAGTCCCACCCCACCAGTCGTTACTGCATGAGGTAGCAGAGCCTCAGAGCATGGTGACTAGCTTGAAGCTCCCCACTTCTTTGGTGGGGACAACGTTGATGAAGGTTTTGTAAAGCACCACCCCTTTTGGTAGACGACAGATCACTTCCCTGGTCTCTTGGCTGCGGGGTGGTGGCACATAGACCTCCTTGGTGAATCGCACAATCCCATCCTCCAGAGCATAGAGAGTCTTGTTACAACCCATCCCCACCTGGAAGAGATGAACGGTCTATTGTTAGAAAGGGGAGGTGGTGTTTAGGTCACTATGTATCATTTAACAAAGTGGACCAAGCCACTAGTCTGATATCCTGGCTTTAGCCATGGCCAGTACCTGATGTGTCAAAAGAAGGCAATACACACAATGCACTCAGGGAACTGCAGACAATTCTgcatggtggggaggagagagattcTAATTCTGAAGCATGAGAACCGATTCCCTTAACTTCATGTGCAAAACTTTCAATAGTAATAATCAAAATTCTCCAGTTGTTTACTAAATCTGGCTCATGCACTGACCTGGTTCTGAGTGAACTGTAAAAAGCATTTGGTAATGAAACAATGATTTCAGGATTTTATGGAATACaactgaggaaacagagaagagctgtgaGAGGGCTAAGGCTGGATTCTGGACTTTGCTGTGCAGAGCTATAATAAATGAAAAAGTAACTCACATGAGCCCCTGGATGCCAGCGTATTATCCGTTGGGTGGCTAATGTGTTGCCTGCATGAACAAAGGCGCCTGCAACAGAGAGAGATGGATTCAGATTACAAAAGAATAAGCATCTCTATAGCCTGAGTGCTGACAGAATGAGAACTGCTCACGGGCTCACAAAGCCAGCATTGGTTGGGATGTTTCCTAAGGAGGAATTATCCCAAACTCTAAAAACATTTAGTGCAAGAATGCTCCAACCAGGGAATACAGGGCTGTTGATATGTAATGGCAAGAAGCAGTTGAAAAGATTAGTTCGAGGGCACAAGGCATTTTCTGTTTACTGCAGGCattttttttattgccttttaCATCAGTTTTTTCCATCAGCAAACCCACCCTAATTGTTAGGCACTCAGTTACAGGCATCTGTACTTTGGCTTCTACTAAGCCTCATAATTCTCCTCTTTATCAATACTTGAAATGCCCAGCTTCTGAGCTCAGTGTGAGAGGAAAGTGCACTTAACTTATCAGGTGCCCCCTGGGGTGTTCCTCCTCCAGATTCCCCAGAGACAAGTTAAATTAGAACCAATGCATGTTTCTTATTGGTAACTTCATTTGCTGCACGTAGGCAGATCTGGAAGGGAGCTTGTGTCACTCTAGCCTCCTGCTGGCTATTCTCACAATGGTGgctatgtatgcagtgttgttgtagccaatGCTGGTTAGACCTTCAGGTTTTTTTCTCTTGCAAAGAGTCACAAACAACCCCTCCCATCTGAACTCAGAAATACACAGCAGTTTCACATGTAACAGCCCCTGATAACCAGGCAATGTGGGGAGGGCACATTCCAGAGTGTATAAAGCAGCAGGACAGACCAACTGACCTACCCTCTGTTTTCTTATAGCCATAGTGTTTCCCGGGGCTGTGGCCACCGAGATTTTTTGAGCTGCCTCCACTCTTCTTGGATGCGCATCGCACTGCAATCGCAGTCACCTGCGGAGCAGCCAAAACTATATTCAAAGGAGGAacaataaaaaaagtttaaaaaaatattatctaCAACAATGAATTCAAAATGGGCAAATATTTACATTTCCTTTTAAATCAGGGTAAAAATGGATTCAAagtgtcatttcaaaacaaatgttAAAGCCAAAGACAAAAAAGCCCTTAGAATAAATGTATTATAAAGATAATTCATATTTAACCCATTGCGTCTCTCCTGCACACAACCAAGTCGCACTTCAGAAAGCATCCTGCTATCTAAATGGGAGTAGCAGAACTCTAAGCAGTGCATCTAAATGCAAACATTCTGCTGTTAGTTGTGGCCAAGCACTTTAAATTCTGAGCTACGGAAAcagtcaaaaagaacaggagtacttgtggcaccttagagactaacaaatttatttgagcataagctttcgtgggctacagcccacttaattggatgcatgtagtggaaactacagtaggaagatatatatacacacagagaacatgaaacaatgggtgttaccatacacactataaggagagttaTCAGTAAAGGGGAGCTATTATCAGCATGGCTGAAAAAGatctgtttgtagtggtaatgaaaatggcccatttccaacaattgactaggagatgtaaggaactgagGGGGATAAGCATGggtaaatagttttactttgtgtaatggcccatccactcccagtctttattcaagcctagtttgatggtggccaatttgcaaattaattccaattcagcagcctctcgttgaaatctgtttttttgttgtaatattgtgacttttagggctaactgagtggccagggagattgacgtGTTTAGTATAGCCACCTGATACGAGCACAGCACTGGAATTCAGGACCCTTGGAGTTTATCTTCCACTAACTCAGTTAGTAAACTTGAGACAAATCACAAATATTGTAtgccccagtttccccatctgtgaaatgggtatTAATACTTAATCTCAAATTGTGAGGTATTAGTTAAAGCTTTTTACAGACACTAACAACCCCAGATAAGTGTCTATAAAAATGCACAGTTTCATTATCAAGAACCCGATATAGGACAATACATAAACACGTATTTAAttgctgtcctgaatagggatgaatttaagcacatgcccTAGTATACAAGGTCtgggtttaaaaaataaagttgttACAGTAAGTGATTCGTTTTTCTCCTTCTTGGAACATGTCTCCTTTTCACATCACAGAGTTCTTCCATTAAAAGCCAAATACACAAAATCcattgtcaataaataaattcaaatgtttaaaatcaaGAAAGTCTGACCCGTTTGTGTCTCGGATATAATTAGTTCTTTTTCATGCTCAGCAGCCAGTTTCACTTTACTCTAAATCCTTCTATTCAGCTGTCCAAGTAGTGTTTTACTAAACAGGGGTTACCACAAGTGTCTCATTTCCTTATTCAAAGAATAGCAGATGAATTTTATCTTAATTCAATTATAACAGATAGATACTAGTCACAAAGATTTGGGGCACGATgtctttatatacacacacactcctggcAGAGTATTTTTACTAGATTGGGATTAAATTTAATCCATATCTAAATAAAACTACCTTCCTTTGTTTGATCTCCTatgtaattattttatattttaaatcatACTGTGCATTGGTATCTCATGTGAGGAcaacaaagcactttacaaatgtcaGTTAAAGCCACATAACATCAAATGTAGTAGGAAAGTATTtacattttatagatgggtaaactAAGGCACAAAGATCAAGGGATTTACTCAAACTCTATGAACTGGTGATAGAATTCAAAAGTTCTGAGCCTCTCCTGGAGAATGCACTGTCAGCAGCCCTCTGGTTTTTATTAAGAGAGGACTTTTAAACTTGAGCACTCAATCTGACCTCCCAGCCCACCACCAGTTTCAAAGAGAAATCGAGATTAGGAAGTGGGCATCCAATggatggcagggagggagaggagcaacagactttttatttttttttaaatgagaacttGGATTTTCCTTTTTGGGCACAAAGGCTGCTATGTTAAAGGGCCCACCTGAACCCATTCCAATTCATCAGTTAACAGTAAAAAGATAAACCTGACCTGGTGCAGAAGGATTACATACTACATACTGCTCAACAGGCCAAGTGTAAAACCAGAGTAACTCCACGGAAGTCAATATGCAACCAGGCATATGTAATATATGCCTGCCTACTCCCATGTCAGATCTTATATACGTTGGGCAAGCTCTACTCTCAGATAGACATGTAAAAACCAGAGTAACTTCAGTGACTTTAATAGTTACGATGATGTCACTGACAGCAGAACTGGCCCAACCTATAAGAACTGGCAGATGTGCATGGCATATAGATTTTAATGTCCCAGAGCTGGCAGAACTATACACTTCTATTAGTCCTATTAGCACATCAGACTACTCTAACTTCAGATGCTCTGTTAGGGATCAAGGCATGATAGAGAACGCTAGACAGAGTTACCAATGGGCAAAAAGGGGTAGCTAAGAAGGGGGCAATGGCGGTTAATAATACCTAGCACTTCTAGAGTGTTTTTTATCCAttgatctcaaagtgcttaaaAAAGGTATCTGGCACCTACGGGCACACGTACAACCTTGCAGCTAGATCACCGCAGGTACCCAGTCCACAACCACCTCTTTGCGCCACCCTTCCTGGCACCTTTTAGACTTTCACTGGCTCCCACATCACTTCTGAAGCCCAGGCAGCCCCGCATTGGGCTGTAACCCCGACAAACAGGTGGCGCCACAAcagcccccctgcccctaccGGTACTAACAGCCCATAGGCTGGTTACGGGGCTCCCCGCCTTCCACACGCACCCCTGGGGAGGCCGCACTGCGGGAAGGGGCGATTTCCTACCCCCGCCCGGGCCGC from Gopherus flavomarginatus isolate rGopFla2 chromosome 12, rGopFla2.mat.asm, whole genome shotgun sequence includes the following:
- the MRPL27 gene encoding 39S ribosomal protein L27, mitochondrial isoform X1 — translated: MAVLGGLAAVNRLREFLAAPQVTAIAVRCASKKSGGSSKNLGGHSPGKHYGYKKTEGAFVHAGNTLATQRIIRWHPGAHVGMGCNKTLYALEDGIVRFTKEVYVPPPRSQETREVICRLPKGVVLYKTFINVVPTKEVGSFKLVTML
- the MRPL27 gene encoding 39S ribosomal protein L27, mitochondrial isoform X2, translating into MAVLGGLAAVNRLLLAAPQVTAIAVRCASKKSGGSSKNLGGHSPGKHYGYKKTEGAFVHAGNTLATQRIIRWHPGAHVGMGCNKTLYALEDGIVRFTKEVYVPPPRSQETREVICRLPKGVVLYKTFINVVPTKEVGSFKLVTML